The following coding sequences are from one Thunnus maccoyii chromosome 17, fThuMac1.1, whole genome shotgun sequence window:
- the LOC121882445 gene encoding potassium voltage-gated channel subfamily S member 3-like, whose amino-acid sequence MGYGQILHQRGNEEDQVHLNVGGVRHEVDPDTLLRFPHTRLARLLHCQSEAAILELCDDYSPAEREYYFDRNPRVFLCVLNFYHTGRIHMMEELCVFSFSQEIEYWGIQELHLSPCCSDWFHERKEYIEDRDWDIRSEDGQQPSFDSSFEELSALDKDLAKFKGAWCGEVRSYIWLRLEDPGHSRASKVIAVASLSVVLTSIVAMCVHSMPEFQLVDINDRPIDDPVLTILEEICIACFSAEFIIRLIVAPSCRKFLGNPLNIIDVASILPYYATLALETADEETAEENEDIQNVGKVVQVLRLMRVLRILKLARHSIGLRALGATVRHSYHEVGLLLLFLSVGISIFSALIYFAEKEDKDTDLETIPSGWWWATITMTTVGYGDTCPVTLAGKIVATLCIVCGLLVVALPITIIFNKFSKYYQRNKAMEEQGITKPERQDPDLPYYNIRDLFTDSVYPFIGGIAFRNSEGSGGEDTDASSLQDIEVYYNDTCENGAAK is encoded by the coding sequence ATGGGGTATGGGCAAATCCTCCACCAGCGTGGGAATGAGGAGGACCAGGTCCACCTCAACGTGGGAGGGGTACGACATGAGGTGGATCCAGACACTCTGCTCCGCTTCCCTCACACACGTCTGGCTCGTCTGCTGCACTGCCAAAGCGAGGCGGCGATCCTGGAGCTGTGCGACGACTACAGCCCGGCTGAGAGGGAATACTACTTTGACAGGAATCCCAGGGTTTTCCTCTGTGTGCTCAACTTCTATCATACGGGACGTATCCACATGATGGAGGAGCTGTGCGTCTTCTCCTTCAGCCAGGAGATCGAGTATTGGGGCATCCAGGAGCTCCACTTAAGCCCCTGCTGCAGCGACTGGTTCCATGAGAGGAAGGAGTACATTGAAGACAGAGACTGGGACATCAGGAGTGAAGACGGGCAGCAGCCAAGCTTTGACTCTTCCTTCGAGGAGCTGTCTGCCCTCGATAAAGACCTGGCCAAGTTTAAAGGTGCCTGGTGTGGGGAAGTTAGGAGCTACATTTGGCTCCGGCTAGAGGATCCAGGTCATTCACGGGCCTCAAAAGTCATCGCtgtggcttctctcagtgtggtGTTGACCTCTATTGTTGCCATGTGTGTCCACAGCATGCCTGAGTTTCAGCTTGTGGACATCAATGACAGACCCATTGATGACCCCGTCCTCACCATCCTGGAGGAGATCTGCATCGCCTGCTTCTCCGCCGAGTTCATCATCAGGCTGATTGTTGCGCCCTCTTGCAGGAAGTTCCTTGGAAACCCCTTAAACATCATCGATGTTGCCTCCATCTTGCCATATTATGCCACTTTAGCTCTGGAGACAGCTGATGAGGAGACTGCAGAGGAGAACGAGGACATACAGAACGTGGGGAAAGTGGTGCAGGTTCTGCGCCTCATGAGGGTTCTCCGAATCCTCAAACTGGCCCGGCACTCCATCGGGCTGCGAGCGCTGGGTGCCACCGTCCGCCACAGCTACCATGAGGTGGGTCTGcttcttctgttcctctcagTGGGGATCTCCATCTTTTCCGCCCTCATCTACTTTGCCGAGAAGGAAGACAAGGACACTGATTTGGAGACCATCCCTTCAGGCTGGTGGTGGGCCACCATCACCATGACGACAGTCGGCTATGGTGACACCTGCCCGGTGACGCTGGCGGGGAAGATAGTGGCCACCCTGTGTATCGTCTGTGGACTGTTAGTTGTGGCTCTGCccatcaccatcatcttcaATAAGTTTTCAAAGTATTATCAAAGAAACAAAGCCATGGAGGAGCAGGGTATCACTAAACCTGAGAGACAAGATCCAGACCTCCCTTATTACAACATCAGAGACTTGTTCACAGACAGCGTGTATCCCTTCATAGGGGGTATCGCCTTCAGGAACAGTGAGGGCAGTGGAGGAGAAGATACAGATGCCTCCAGTCTCCAGGACATAGAGGTGTATTATAATGACACTTGTGAAAATGGGGCAGCAAAATGA